A portion of the Pedobacter cryoconitis genome contains these proteins:
- the rlmF gene encoding 23S rRNA (adenine(1618)-N(6))-methyltransferase RlmF has translation MSVEKLVLHPRNLHRSRYDFPQLINSCPQLEQFVFINPYGDQSVDFSNPEAVKTLNKALLIYFYGLSDWDIPENYLCPPIPGRADYIHYLADLLASANGNEIPKGNSVKVLDIGVGANCVYPIIGHQEYGWSFVGSDVDKRAISSAENIAAINPPLANDLTFRMQNSASSIFKGVVKPGELFDLTLCNPPFHASAEEAQMGSQRKVRNLGKQKGREIVLNFGGQSSELWCKGGEVEFIRRMIEESAQIAKQCVWFTTLVSKSAHLSTVYYALDKVGVKGVRTVEMAQGQKQSRFVAWTFLSAEEQAEWSKKRWKK, from the coding sequence ATGTCCGTTGAAAAATTAGTACTGCATCCCCGAAATCTACACCGTTCAAGGTATGATTTTCCACAATTAATTAACAGTTGTCCGCAACTGGAGCAATTTGTCTTTATCAACCCTTATGGTGATCAATCTGTTGATTTTTCAAATCCTGAAGCGGTAAAAACGTTAAATAAAGCCTTATTGATCTATTTTTATGGATTGTCTGATTGGGATATTCCTGAAAACTACTTATGTCCGCCAATTCCGGGCAGAGCCGATTATATCCATTACCTGGCAGATTTACTGGCGTCTGCTAATGGAAATGAAATCCCTAAAGGAAATTCGGTAAAAGTGCTGGATATCGGGGTGGGCGCAAACTGTGTTTATCCGATTATCGGACATCAGGAATATGGCTGGTCATTTGTTGGTTCAGACGTAGATAAACGCGCCATTAGTTCAGCAGAAAATATTGCTGCAATTAACCCTCCGTTAGCCAATGATTTAACTTTCAGAATGCAGAATTCCGCTTCCAGTATATTCAAGGGAGTCGTAAAACCGGGAGAGCTTTTTGACCTCACTTTATGTAATCCACCTTTTCATGCTTCTGCAGAAGAAGCGCAAATGGGCAGTCAGCGTAAAGTGCGTAACCTGGGCAAGCAGAAAGGAAGAGAAATCGTACTTAATTTTGGTGGTCAGAGCTCTGAATTATGGTGCAAAGGTGGTGAAGTAGAGTTTATCCGGAGAATGATCGAAGAAAGCGCGCAGATTGCTAAACAATGCGTCTGGTTTACTACATTAGTGTCTAAAAGTGCCCACTTATCAACGGTTTATTATGCCTTGGATAAAGTAGGCGTTAAAGGCGTCAGGACTGTAGAAATGGCTCAGGGGCAGAAACAAAGTCGTTTTGTAGCCTGGACTTTTTTATCAGCAGAAGAGCAGGCGGAATGGAGTAAAAAGCGATGGAAAAAATAA